From a single Pempheris klunzingeri isolate RE-2024b chromosome 2, fPemKlu1.hap1, whole genome shotgun sequence genomic region:
- the ncoa5 gene encoding nuclear receptor coactivator 5 isoform X3 — MAVERRQAKPQSQQSPPRRAPYGSYGESKEPRPRSRSPMYPSRDGRDGREPRDSRDGRDPGREPRTGGHSRDHDYRYRSSESRDKDIRGDLRDSAYSRDDYDRYYRSGGGTEDFYRRKDEPYRDPYRDPWNGRRESEGTYDRARPEERRRNELYRQYYEELQRRYDTDRPVDCSVIVVNKAQNREYAETVGRKVRDLGMVVDLIFLNTEVSLTQALEDVGRARTPFAIIITQQHQVHRSCTVNILFGTPQEHRNMPMQDAMMLVAHNYDAYKVENREKEREEIARKAAKMADDVLLREPDRESHPISVLTAITLLSENRFVTPEEMDSLIAYLKDKRARLLRSAGDPLSAPAHVAAPAAGHHDIAPSGAGLPPPPSLSAHTTPQSSHLGLSAGAGASANPSHQQDLQAKILSLFNSATGASAGTGGPPSSVSQSQAYGSHGPPSAANQPRPSLPSGSQGYGTPPGRMPVAPGGQRPPTSAAGINFDNPSVQKALDTLIQSGPSLNHLVGTAVSQQQPPRQTPGMGQTPPMSMYPRHY, encoded by the exons ATGGCAGTGGAGCGACGGCAAGCTAAACCTCAATCCCAGCAGAGCCCTCCACGAAG GGCCCCCTACGGCAGTTATGGGGAGAGCAAAGAGCCTCGGCCTCGGTCACGTTCGCCCATGTACCCATCCCGTGACGGGCGGGATGGACGAGAGCCTCGGGACAGCCGTGATGGGAGGGATCCAGGAAGAGAGCCGAGGACGGGCGGACACTCGCGTGACCATGACTACCGTTACCGCAGCTCTGAGAGCAGAGACAAGGACATCAGAGGGGACCTGCGGGACTCTGCATACAG cAGAGATGACTACGACCGATACTACCGCAGTGGAGGTGGTACTGAGGACTTTTACCGAAGGAAGGATGAACCCTACAGGGACCCTTACAGAGACCCCTGGAATGGACGCCGTGAGTCGGAGGGTACGT ATGATCGCGCTCGACCAGAAGAGCGGCGGCGTAATGAATTGTACCGGCAGTACTACGAAGAACTCCAGCGGCGCTACGACACTGACCGCCCTGTTGACTGCTCTGTGATCGTCGTCAACAAGGCACAAAA TAGGGAGTATGCTGAGACGGTTGGGCGCAAAGTCCGTGACTTGGGCATGGTGGTAGACCTGATCTTCCTCAACACAGAAGTGTCACTAACGCAGGCGCTGGAGGATGTAGGCCGAGCCCGCACTCCCTTCGCCATTATCATCACCCAACAGCACCAGGTCCACCGGTCTTGTACTGTCAACATTTTGTTCGGCACGCCACAAG AGCATCGAAACATGCCAATGCAGGACGCCATGATGCTGGTCGCCCACAACTATGATGCCTACAAAGTTGAAAACCGTGAAAAGGAACGTGAGGAAATTGCCAGGAAAGCTGCCAAGATGGCGGATGATGTGTTACTCAGGGAGCCTGACAGAGAGAGCCACCCCATTTCTGTGCTCACCGCCATCACACTGCTGTCTGAAAACAG ATTTGTAACCCCAGAGGAAATGGACAGTCTCATTGCATATCTGAAGGACAAAAGAGCCCGACTACTACGAAGTGCTGGAGACCCTCTTTCAG CTCCAGCCCACGttgcagctcctgcagcaggaCACCACGACATTGCACCCTCAGGTGCAGGACTGCcaccccctccatccctctctgctCACACAACCCCACAGTCCAGCCACCTCGGCCTGTCGGCTGGTGCGGGCGCCTCGGCTAACCCCAGCCATCAGCAGGACCTGCAGGCTAAAATCCTCAGCCTGTTCAACAGCGCCACTGGAGCTTCTGCGGGCACTGGAGGCCCGCCCTCCTCTGTGTCCCAGTCACAGGCCTATGGCTCCCACGGCCCGCCCTCTGCTGCGAACCAGCCCCGCCCATCTCTTCCATCTGGGTCCCAGGGTTACGGCACCCCACCGGGCCGCATGCCAGTCGCACCAGGCGGGCAAAGACCCCCCACCTCTGCTGCGGGTATCAATTTTGACAACCCGAGTGTGCAGAAGGCTCTGGACACCCTCATTCAGAGCGGACCGTCCCTCAACCACCTGGTGGGCACTGCCGTGAGCCAGCAGCAGCCCCCCAGGCAGACACCCGGCATGGGCCAGACCCCACCCATGTCCATGTACCCCCGACATTACTGA
- the ncoa5 gene encoding nuclear receptor coactivator 5 isoform X1, which yields MSRRRSRSASPGRYSRSCSSNEPRDLERRIFVGNLPTSDMEKKDLEDLFSPYGKIVGVSMFRGFGFVQFERIEEAEAAKAAQKGRIYKSYKIDVNMAVERRQAKPQSQQSPPRRAPYGSYGESKEPRPRSRSPMYPSRDGRDGREPRDSRDGRDPGREPRTGGHSRDHDYRYRSSESRDKDIRGDLRDSAYSRDDYDRYYRSGGGTEDFYRRKDEPYRDPYRDPWNGRRESEGTYDRARPEERRRNELYRQYYEELQRRYDTDRPVDCSVIVVNKAQNREYAETVGRKVRDLGMVVDLIFLNTEVSLTQALEDVGRARTPFAIIITQQHQVHRSCTVNILFGTPQEHRNMPMQDAMMLVAHNYDAYKVENREKEREEIARKAAKMADDVLLREPDRESHPISVLTAITLLSENRFVTPEEMDSLIAYLKDKRARLLRSAGDPLSAPAHVAAPAAGHHDIAPSGAGLPPPPSLSAHTTPQSSHLGLSAGAGASANPSHQQDLQAKILSLFNSATGASAGTGGPPSSVSQSQAYGSHGPPSAANQPRPSLPSGSQGYGTPPGRMPVAPGGQRPPTSAAGINFDNPSVQKALDTLIQSGPSLNHLVGTAVSQQQPPRQTPGMGQTPPMSMYPRHY from the exons GCGTATCCATGTTTCGTGGGTTTGGATTTGTACAATTTGAACGCATTGAGGAAGCCGAAGCTGCAAAGGCGGCCCAAAAGGGTCGAATATATAAAAGTTATAAAATAG atGTAAATATGGCAGTGGAGCGACGGCAAGCTAAACCTCAATCCCAGCAGAGCCCTCCACGAAG GGCCCCCTACGGCAGTTATGGGGAGAGCAAAGAGCCTCGGCCTCGGTCACGTTCGCCCATGTACCCATCCCGTGACGGGCGGGATGGACGAGAGCCTCGGGACAGCCGTGATGGGAGGGATCCAGGAAGAGAGCCGAGGACGGGCGGACACTCGCGTGACCATGACTACCGTTACCGCAGCTCTGAGAGCAGAGACAAGGACATCAGAGGGGACCTGCGGGACTCTGCATACAG cAGAGATGACTACGACCGATACTACCGCAGTGGAGGTGGTACTGAGGACTTTTACCGAAGGAAGGATGAACCCTACAGGGACCCTTACAGAGACCCCTGGAATGGACGCCGTGAGTCGGAGGGTACGT ATGATCGCGCTCGACCAGAAGAGCGGCGGCGTAATGAATTGTACCGGCAGTACTACGAAGAACTCCAGCGGCGCTACGACACTGACCGCCCTGTTGACTGCTCTGTGATCGTCGTCAACAAGGCACAAAA TAGGGAGTATGCTGAGACGGTTGGGCGCAAAGTCCGTGACTTGGGCATGGTGGTAGACCTGATCTTCCTCAACACAGAAGTGTCACTAACGCAGGCGCTGGAGGATGTAGGCCGAGCCCGCACTCCCTTCGCCATTATCATCACCCAACAGCACCAGGTCCACCGGTCTTGTACTGTCAACATTTTGTTCGGCACGCCACAAG AGCATCGAAACATGCCAATGCAGGACGCCATGATGCTGGTCGCCCACAACTATGATGCCTACAAAGTTGAAAACCGTGAAAAGGAACGTGAGGAAATTGCCAGGAAAGCTGCCAAGATGGCGGATGATGTGTTACTCAGGGAGCCTGACAGAGAGAGCCACCCCATTTCTGTGCTCACCGCCATCACACTGCTGTCTGAAAACAG ATTTGTAACCCCAGAGGAAATGGACAGTCTCATTGCATATCTGAAGGACAAAAGAGCCCGACTACTACGAAGTGCTGGAGACCCTCTTTCAG CTCCAGCCCACGttgcagctcctgcagcaggaCACCACGACATTGCACCCTCAGGTGCAGGACTGCcaccccctccatccctctctgctCACACAACCCCACAGTCCAGCCACCTCGGCCTGTCGGCTGGTGCGGGCGCCTCGGCTAACCCCAGCCATCAGCAGGACCTGCAGGCTAAAATCCTCAGCCTGTTCAACAGCGCCACTGGAGCTTCTGCGGGCACTGGAGGCCCGCCCTCCTCTGTGTCCCAGTCACAGGCCTATGGCTCCCACGGCCCGCCCTCTGCTGCGAACCAGCCCCGCCCATCTCTTCCATCTGGGTCCCAGGGTTACGGCACCCCACCGGGCCGCATGCCAGTCGCACCAGGCGGGCAAAGACCCCCCACCTCTGCTGCGGGTATCAATTTTGACAACCCGAGTGTGCAGAAGGCTCTGGACACCCTCATTCAGAGCGGACCGTCCCTCAACCACCTGGTGGGCACTGCCGTGAGCCAGCAGCAGCCCCCCAGGCAGACACCCGGCATGGGCCAGACCCCACCCATGTCCATGTACCCCCGACATTACTGA
- the ncoa5 gene encoding nuclear receptor coactivator 5 isoform X2 has product MSRRRSRSASPGRYSRSCSSNEPRDLERRIFVGNLPTSDMEKKDLEDLFSPYGKIVGVSMFRGFGFVQFERIEEAEAAKAAQKGRIYKSYKIDVNMAVERRQAKPQSQQSPPRRAPYGSYGESKEPRPRSRSPMYPSRDGRDGREPRDSRDGRDPGREPRTGGHSRDHDYRYRSSESRDKDIRGDLRDSAYSRDDYDRYYRSGGGTEDFYRRKDEPYRDPYRDPWNGRRESEDDRARPEERRRNELYRQYYEELQRRYDTDRPVDCSVIVVNKAQKEYAETVGRKVRDLGMVVDLIFLNTEVSLTQALEDVGRARTPFAIIITQQHQVHRSCTVNILFGTPQEHRNMPMQDAMMLVAHNYDAYKVENREKEREEIARKAAKMADDVLLREPDRESHPISVLTAITLLSENRFVTPEEMDSLIAYLKDKRARLLRSAGDPLSAPAHVAAPAAGHHDIAPSGAGLPPPPSLSAHTTPQSSHLGLSAGAGASANPSHQQDLQAKILSLFNSATGASAGTGGPPSSVSQSQAYGSHGPPSAANQPRPSLPSGSQGYGTPPGRMPVAPGGQRPPTSAAGINFDNPSVQKALDTLIQSGPSLNHLVGTAVSQQQPPRQTPGMGQTPPMSMYPRHY; this is encoded by the exons GCGTATCCATGTTTCGTGGGTTTGGATTTGTACAATTTGAACGCATTGAGGAAGCCGAAGCTGCAAAGGCGGCCCAAAAGGGTCGAATATATAAAAGTTATAAAATAG atGTAAATATGGCAGTGGAGCGACGGCAAGCTAAACCTCAATCCCAGCAGAGCCCTCCACGAAG GGCCCCCTACGGCAGTTATGGGGAGAGCAAAGAGCCTCGGCCTCGGTCACGTTCGCCCATGTACCCATCCCGTGACGGGCGGGATGGACGAGAGCCTCGGGACAGCCGTGATGGGAGGGATCCAGGAAGAGAGCCGAGGACGGGCGGACACTCGCGTGACCATGACTACCGTTACCGCAGCTCTGAGAGCAGAGACAAGGACATCAGAGGGGACCTGCGGGACTCTGCATACAG cAGAGATGACTACGACCGATACTACCGCAGTGGAGGTGGTACTGAGGACTTTTACCGAAGGAAGGATGAACCCTACAGGGACCCTTACAGAGACCCCTGGAATGGACGCCGTGAGTCGGAGG ATGATCGCGCTCGACCAGAAGAGCGGCGGCGTAATGAATTGTACCGGCAGTACTACGAAGAACTCCAGCGGCGCTACGACACTGACCGCCCTGTTGACTGCTCTGTGATCGTCGTCAACAAGGCACAAAA GGAGTATGCTGAGACGGTTGGGCGCAAAGTCCGTGACTTGGGCATGGTGGTAGACCTGATCTTCCTCAACACAGAAGTGTCACTAACGCAGGCGCTGGAGGATGTAGGCCGAGCCCGCACTCCCTTCGCCATTATCATCACCCAACAGCACCAGGTCCACCGGTCTTGTACTGTCAACATTTTGTTCGGCACGCCACAAG AGCATCGAAACATGCCAATGCAGGACGCCATGATGCTGGTCGCCCACAACTATGATGCCTACAAAGTTGAAAACCGTGAAAAGGAACGTGAGGAAATTGCCAGGAAAGCTGCCAAGATGGCGGATGATGTGTTACTCAGGGAGCCTGACAGAGAGAGCCACCCCATTTCTGTGCTCACCGCCATCACACTGCTGTCTGAAAACAG ATTTGTAACCCCAGAGGAAATGGACAGTCTCATTGCATATCTGAAGGACAAAAGAGCCCGACTACTACGAAGTGCTGGAGACCCTCTTTCAG CTCCAGCCCACGttgcagctcctgcagcaggaCACCACGACATTGCACCCTCAGGTGCAGGACTGCcaccccctccatccctctctgctCACACAACCCCACAGTCCAGCCACCTCGGCCTGTCGGCTGGTGCGGGCGCCTCGGCTAACCCCAGCCATCAGCAGGACCTGCAGGCTAAAATCCTCAGCCTGTTCAACAGCGCCACTGGAGCTTCTGCGGGCACTGGAGGCCCGCCCTCCTCTGTGTCCCAGTCACAGGCCTATGGCTCCCACGGCCCGCCCTCTGCTGCGAACCAGCCCCGCCCATCTCTTCCATCTGGGTCCCAGGGTTACGGCACCCCACCGGGCCGCATGCCAGTCGCACCAGGCGGGCAAAGACCCCCCACCTCTGCTGCGGGTATCAATTTTGACAACCCGAGTGTGCAGAAGGCTCTGGACACCCTCATTCAGAGCGGACCGTCCCTCAACCACCTGGTGGGCACTGCCGTGAGCCAGCAGCAGCCCCCCAGGCAGACACCCGGCATGGGCCAGACCCCACCCATGTCCATGTACCCCCGACATTACTGA